The DNA segment acgagatccctgtactcttcttgggttgcctgccccttcttccaaaactggtaaactctccttttttttccggagtcccagcaaaagatccttgttcagccaggccggtcgtCTTCCCCGCCGGTTCGTCttacggcacatggggacagcctggtcCTGCGCCTGAACCGATCTGAACTGCCtcatcatttctttttttcccctccttttcttctttttgttttttgtccttctttttcttctctggtttcAGTTGACGCTTTCTGGTTTTGCCATCTTCCCGTGAACCTGCACTCGATAAATGCAGGTGTACGCTGGGTTTCCCCAGTTGCTCTTCACAAGAAGTTTGATACATGAAAAGGCTCTGGGAAGCGGCGCGTCCTgtgaagaaaagagggaaaaggaaacgGAGGTGTCAAGAGCGACGGTGCAATCAACGTGTCTCCCGCTGctagccctgctcctgctcaggAACAAGCTCCCAAAAGCGGGTGGGAGCGGCTGTGGACACCTAGGCTCACTGCTGGTACCGGGcctgctggggaggctggggacgCGGGAAGGGGAAGGCACCTGGCATTCTCTGCATGCCGGCCCGGCTGGGGCTGcgtctcccttccctctgcccctttctctctgctgcttgctcTGTGCCAACGGGGAGGCCAGGGAGGCGCTCCTGTACGTGGGGCAGGCTGGTGTGCAACGCCACCAAGCTCCCgctgtctgctctgcctgccttcctcctggcaGGCGCGAGAGCAACCGGGAGAGAAGGGGCAGGCtatgctgggaggagaggacacTGTCCAGCCTGCCAGCAGGCCACAGGATGGAGCAATGGTGCTGCCCGACGGCTTTCGCCACCAGGCGTCCCTGTTTCTCCACGGCACAAAGACGTTGCTTTGGTGGAGCGGCCGTGTGTGCggctggctctgctgaaggcagtggCTGGAGCCAAGGGTCTCTCAGGACTCGTGCTCCCTCGGGCGTGACCCGGCCCTTGCTATCCTTTTGCCACCAGCACCGCATGCTGCTACTCAGCCCTCCCAACCCCGCCAGGTCTCTCTCGGCGGTGGTCCGGGCCCCTGTGCCCAGGGAGAAAGCATTCACGCTCTTCCTGCCACGGACTTGCAGGCAAACCTGTTTTGCTCCCTGGCATCTTGCCCCGCGCGTGGACCGTACCTTCAGAGGGAAGGTCTGAATGGCCTCTTTTGCCACGTTGTACGTGAACGTCCCAAGGAGAGCTTCCTCTTCTCCGTCCTCATCCAGTCCCTCAGGGGCAAAGCacaagcagagcagctcagaCTCGTCCCGACAAAGAGGGAACGTACGCGCTGGCTCAGCCCTGTTATCTACCCAGCCTCTCCTGGGGCTCTAGCAGTAGTCTAGCACTGGTTAGGGTGGAGCTCAGTCGCTGCCTTGAGTTTTGGTCAAGAACCCTGAGGTGCTCTGGCCAGAATAAGTCTTGAGAGGCATGAAATCTCTAGAGCCCTTGAAGTATCCCGCTAGGGCACTGCGGTGCTCAGGAGAGAGCAGGACACAAACCTCAGAGGACGCACAAAAGCAAGCAAGTCCCTGTCATGGCTTTCCCCCAGGGCCAGATGCCAGCCAGAAGCACCCAGCAGAGACTTACAAAGACAGCGATGTCTCTGGGGCGCTGATGACAGTCCCAGATGGAGACACGTCTTTGGAGATGTGCTGCACGCTGACAGCAGTCAGATGGACTCGTGCTGGCAACCTGACGACCACCTGGCCTTCATGCCCTTGTAAGGGCCAGCAGTTTCCTGGGGAAACATCCGGCTGCAACCAGAACGCGAGAGCAATGAAGTGTGAGAGAGCATCGGGGCCAACGCAACTGCTCATGCAGCTTGAAGCATAGGCGCCGGTGTGTCTGTGGGGTCTGTTTCAGCTCGAAAATGAGGCGTGTGTGAGGAAATGGACAGAAGCAGAGGGCCGCCTTCCCTGCCTGACAAAGGGGGCTCTCAGTTATTATGGAAAAGAGGAGAATACCGCTCATGCAGCCACCCTAGTCAGGGCCTTACAGAAACACCTCTCTGCCCACTGGCGCTGCAGGGCACCTCCCGCCTCCCACCCCGAAAAGGCGCTGTTAGGGATGAGTGTGGAAACGGGGTCACCAGGGAGAAAGTCTTTCACCCAGCTGTGACAGAGGACTGTGGGCAAGATGCAGCAGTTCAGCTCAGTTCAGCTCTGTTCCCCTGCTGAGGGCAACCACTGATTCCTAGCAAGCCCAGCCCTGTGTTCGAGCTTTGGTTTCAGGAACCTGAGCAACACACTGGGCTTGAGCAGCACCACTGGACTGAGGGGAGAGCCCCTGCGGTCGGTCCCCAACTTCACAGGACGGAAGGAAACCAGCACCGCTGATTTCTGCTACGATACCTGCAAAATAGTATCAGGAGGGTTGGCAGTGCGAAAGAACCATAAAACCCTGCAGATCCACTCCTTTTTGCAGTCGTAGGTCTCGGAAGTTCTCTGCATGTCAATGGTGGCACCTGTaagga comes from the Ciconia boyciana unplaced genomic scaffold, ASM3463844v1 HiC_scaffold_54, whole genome shotgun sequence genome and includes:
- the LOC140645953 gene encoding sperm-associated antigen 4 protein-like; the encoded protein is MALQKKRFLKVVFLLLPLALAGVYCGTSLPVWTMRAKGLIEELTCASAAQLRILRNSHALLAEQTQKMQLLLEEVAQLTAEIRSGKKEVWGVNQAVSDMASEVYVKTSDWALKSSGATIDMQRTSETYDCKKEWICRVLWFFRTANPPDTILQPDVSPGNCWPLQGHEGQVVVRLPARVHLTAVSVQHISKDVSPSGTVISAPETSLSLDWMRTEKRKLSLGRSRTTWQKRPFRPSL